A window from Vigna angularis cultivar LongXiaoDou No.4 chromosome 7, ASM1680809v1, whole genome shotgun sequence encodes these proteins:
- the LOC108330256 gene encoding lysM domain receptor-like kinase 4 produces MNHVAFLFTITFFLLCFDGNAQQNYSGNSILSCKNDDKMGPSPSFLYTCNGLNKSCMAFLIFKSRPPFNTILTVSNLTSSNPEELARINGVTVLTEFPTGKEMIVPLNCSCLSRDYYQAETEYVLGQSPTYFTVANNTFQGLTTCDSLMRANPYGEFDLLPGMELHVPLRCACPTMHQVTDGTKYLLTYSVNWGDNITSIATRFSVAARNVVDANGFNTPTESLFPFTTVLIPLPSEPLSSMTKVVSDPPDMSPPLVCSSMKCKSKRKFYTAIATTGGSIVVLCAVLYGVFLFRKRSARFVKRGEEGEKAKRLSSDDIRGEIAIIEHHSKVYEFEEIKEATENFSSKNRVKGSVFRGVFGEEKNILAVKKMRGDASKEVNLLKRINHFNLIKLQGYCENDACSYLVYEYMENGSLREWLSKNRTTEHQILAKRILIALDIANGLQYLHNFTEPSYVHRNINSGNILLNKDLRAKIANFALAEESERKITSSCALSDMESGYIAPEYHEAGIVTAKMDVYAFGVVLLELITSNDFVTIPEEREAMLHVVIVNFIEKENEEEKVSLFVDPSFTGNNEKVCALQLVKLGLTCLIEEAEERPSMVEVVSSLLKIYVSYMDQILPLSINSSPSIHNSLSMEM; encoded by the coding sequence ATGAATCATGTTGCATTTCTCTTCACAATAacgttttttcttctttgttttgatGGCAATGCACAGCAAAATTACTCTGGGAATTCAATTCTCAGCTGCAAGAATGATGACAAAATGGGGCCTTCACCTTCATTCCTTTATACCTGCAATGGCCTCAACAAATCATGCATGGCCTTCTTAATCTTCAAATCAAGGCCTCCTTTTAACACCATACTCACAGTTTCCAACCTCACATCATCAAACCCAGAAGAGCTTGCAAGAATCAATGGTGTAACTGTGCTCACAGAGTTCCCAACTGGGAAAGAAATGATTGTCCCTCTGAACTGTTCTTGTTTAAGTAGGGACTATTACCAAGCTGAAACTGAATATGTATTGGGGCAATCCCCAACGTATTTCACAGTGGCAAATAATACTTTTCAGGGTTTGACCACTTGTGATTCGCTCATGCGTGCTAATCCATATGGGGAATTTGATTTGCTTCCTGGCATGGAGTTGCACGTGCCACTCAGATGTGCTTGTCCAACAATGCATCAGGTCACGGACGGCACCAAGTATTTGCTGACATACTCGGTGAACTGGGGTGATAACATTACAAGCATTGCTACAAGATTCAGTGTAGCAGCAAGGAATGTGGTTGATGCCAATGGTTTTAACACACCAACAGAATCTCTTTTTCCCTTCACAACTGTTCTGATTCCTTTGCCAAGTGAACCTCTGAGTTCAATGACCAAAGTTGTTAGTGATCCACCAGATATGTCACCTCCTCTTGTTTGCAGCTCCATGAAGTGCAAGTCAAAGAGGAAATTCTACACTGCTATTGCCACCACGGGGGGTTCCATTGTGGTTCTGTGTGCTGTCCTTTATGGGGTTTTTCTGTTCAGAAAGAGATCTGCAAGGTTCGTTAAGAGAGGTGAAGAAGGTGAGAAAGCAAAGAGGTTATCTTCAGATGATATCCGTGGTGAGATAGCAATCATTGAGCATCACTCTAAAGTTTATGAGTTTGAGGAAATAAAGGAGGCCACAGAAAATTTTAGTTCAAAGAATAGAGTTAAAGGTTCAGTGTTTCGTGGGGTATTTGGTGAAGAGAAGAACATATTGGCTGTTAAAAAAATGAGAGGAGATGCATCCAAGGAAGTGAATTTGCTGAAAAGAATCAATCATTTCAACCTGATAAAGTTGCAGGGTTACTGTGAAAACGATGCTTGTTCTTATCTTGTTTATGAGTATATGGAAAATGGCTCTTTGAGAGAATGGCTAAGCAAAAACAGGACTACCGAGCACCAGATTTTGGCAAAGAGGATTTTGATTGCTCTGGATATTGCCAATGGTCTTCAGTATCTTCACAACTTCACGGAACCTTCTTATGTGCACAGGAACATAAACAGTGGAAACATTCTTCTAAACAAAGATCTGAGAGCCAAGATAGCAAATTTCGCACTTGCTGAAGAATCAGAAAGGAAAATAACTTCCAGTTGTGCCTTGTCAGATATGGAGAGTGGTTATATTGCTCCAGAGTATCATGAGGCAGGGATAGTCACCGCCAAAATGGACGTTTATGCTTTTGGAGTGGTACTGTTGGAATTGATCACAAGTAATGATTTTGTTACTATACCAGAAGAGAGAGAAGCAATGCTTCATGTAGTCATAGTAAACTTCATTGAAAAGGAGAATGAAGAAGAGAAGGTGAGTTTGTTCGTTGATCCTAGCTTCACTGGAAATAATGAGAAAGTGTGTGCTCTCCAGCTAGTTAAATTAGGTCTAACCTGCTTGATTGAAGAAGCAGAAGAGAGGCCAAGCATGGTAGAGGTAGTCTCTagcttattgaaaatatatgtaaGTTATATGGACCAAATATTACCACTTAGCATCAACAGTAGTCCCAGCATCCACAATAGTCTCAGCATGGAGATGTGA
- the LOC108320515 gene encoding protein DA1 produces MGWLSRIFKGSEQKISEGHYSKEDAGYYLPSTSGVTTNDVWNQNENEDIDRAIALSLVEESERTHNVNDNRSQLEEDEQLARALEESLNVESPPRYGNENAYQPIQYFPMGSRICAGCYTEIGYGRYLNCLNAFWHPECFRCRACNLPISDYEFSTSGNYPYHKSCYKESYHPKCDVCKHFIPTNPAGLIEYRAHPFWVQKYCPSHEHDCTPRCCSCERMESQEAGYIALKDGRKLCLECLDSAIMDTNECQPLYADIRRFYESLNMKLDQQIPLLLVERQALNEAREGDKNGHYHMPETRGLCLSEELSTFSRRPRFGTGNGAMDIRAQPYRMAPHCDVTAILILYGLPRLLTGSILAHEMMHAWLRLKGYRTLSQDVEEGICQVLAHMWLESELSSASGSNFVSASSSSASHTSKKGKRPQFERKLGEFFKHQIESDISPVYGDGFRAGQKAVRKYGLQRTLHHIKMTGTFPY; encoded by the exons ATGGGTTGGCTTAGCAGAATTTTCAAAGGGTCTGAGCAGAAGATTTCGGAGGGGCATTATAGTAAAGAGGATGCTGGTTATTATTTGCCATCGACTTCGGGGGTAACAACAAAT GATGTTTGGAATCAGAACGAGAATGAGGATATAGATCGTGCTATTGCACTGTCGCTGGTGGAAGAGAGCGAGCGAACACACAATGTAAATG ACAACAGATCACAgttagaagaagatgaacaacTTGCCAGAGCTTTAGAAGAAAGTCTAAACGTGGAGTCTCCTCCCAGATATGGAAATGAAAATGCGTATCAACCAATTCAGTATTTCCCCATGGGGTCCAG GATTTGTGCTGGCTGCTATACTGAGATTGGTTATGGGCGATATCTTAATTGCTTGAACGCATTCTGGCATCCTGAATGCTTCCGCTGCCGAGCTTGCAACCTACCAATCTCTGATTATGAG TTCTCCACATCTGGGAATTACCCTTACCATAAATCATGTTATAAGGAAAGCTACCACCCGAAATGTGATGTCTGCAAGCACTTT ATTCCAACAAATCCTGCTGGTCTTATTGAATATAGGGCACATCCATTCTGGGTCCAGAAATATTGCCCTTCTCATGAACATGACTGTACCCCACGATGTTGCAGTTGTGAGCGAATGGAG TCGCAAGAGGCAGGATATATTGCGCTTAAGGATGGCCGGAAGCTCTGTTTAGAGTGTCTGGATTCTGCTATCATGGATACAAATGAATGCCAACCCCTTTATGCTGATATACGAAGATTTTATGAAAGCCTAAATATGAAACTGGATCAGCAAATTCCACTACTATTGGTTGAAAGACAAGCACTGAATGAAGCAAGAGAGGGAGATAAGAAT GGACATTATCACATGCCGGAAACCAGAGGGCTCTGCCTCTCAGAGGAGCTCAGCACT TTCTCAAGACGACCTAGATTTGGGACAGGAAATGGAGCAATGGACATAAGAGCACAGCCATACAGGATGGCTCCACATTGTGATGTGACAGCTATTCTCATTTTATATGGTCTTCCAAG ATTGCTCACTGGATCGATCCTAGCCCATGAGATGATGCATGCCTGGCTTCGACTTAAAG GTTATCGGACTCTAAGTCAAGATGTTGAAGAAGGTATCTGTCAGGTTTTGGCTCATATGTGGTTGGAGTCTGAACTAAGCTCTGCATCAGGCAGCAACTTTGTATCAGCTTCATCCTCATCTGCATCACACACATCTAAAAAGGGTAAAAGACCTCAGTTTGAGAGGAAGCTTGGGGAGTTCTTCAAACACCAGATTGAATCAGACATTTCCCCTGTTTATGGAGATGGGTTTAGGGCAGGTCAAAAAGCAGTGCGTAAATATGGTCTACAAAGGACCCTTCACCACATCAAGATGACGGGGACTTTTCCATATTAA
- the LOC108341126 gene encoding type IV inositol polyphosphate 5-phosphatase 11 — protein sequence MGNQLCKGRKSRTKKRPMGFIHNQASPSHTGIRTVGVEKVCNFSTDSDLCISIATWNMNGQVTFEDLAEMVGSNREFDLLAVGLQEAPPCPRNKVEPMLSAALDESHTLIGKVIMQSLQLYLFGPKDARSFINELKVDKQSFGGCGGIIGRKKGAVAIRINYKGIRMVFISCHLAAHERNVEERNSQCRHISHRLFSKFWNPYARPSHITIWLGDLNYRLQGIHTYPARTLIHQDLHRRLHNKDQLLQEASRGQIFNGFCEGTLTFKPTYKYNKGSSNYDTSHKVRVPAWTDRILYKIEDENKMEASLHSYESIDKIYGSDHKPVKAHLCLRLRQIPTKT from the exons ATGGGGAACCAACTTTGCAAAGg AAGAAAATCAAGAACCAAGAAAAGGCCAATGGGTTTCATCCATAACCAAGCTTCACCCTCTCACACAGGAATTAGAACTGTGGGTGTTGAGAAAGTTTGTAACTTTTCCACTGATTCTGATCTCTGCATCTCCATAGCCACTTGGAACATGAATGGCCAG GTTACGTTTGAAGATTTAGCAGAAATGGTTGGTAGCAATCGTGAGTTTGATCTTCTGGCCGTTGGGTTGCAAGAGGCTCCTCCATGTCCGCGAAACAAAGTTGAACCTATGCTTTCAGCAGCTCTGGATGAAAGTCATAC CCTGATAGGTAAAGTTATCATGCAATCTTTGCAGTTGTATCTGTTTGGGCCAAAGGATGCAAGATCATTCATCAATG AATTGAAGGTAGACAAACAATCTTTTGGAGGCTGTGGAGGAATAATTGGAAGAAAGAAAGGGGCTGTAGCAATTCGCATAAACTACAAAGGCATTAGAATGGTGTTCATCTCGTGCCACCTCGCag ctCATGAACGCAATGTGGAAGAAAGAAATTCACAATGCAGACACATATCACACAGGCTATTTTCCAAGTTCTGGAACCCTTATGCAAGACCCTCCCACATTACTAtctggttaggagatttaaacTATAGGCTTCAAGGGATTCATACATACCCTGCTAGAACTTTGATACACCAAGATCTTCATAGG CGTTTGCATAACAAGGACCAGCTTCTGCAAGAAGCAAGTCGAGGGCAAATTTTCAACGGCTTTTGTGAGGGAACGTTGACTTTCAAACCAACCTATAAGTACAACAAAGGAAGTAGCAACTATGATACAAGTCACAAG GTACGAGTGCCAGCATGGACAGATCGTATATTGTACAAGATAGAAGACGAAAATAAGATGGAAGCAAGTCTGCATTCATACGAGTCCATTGATAAAATATACGGTTCTGACCATAAACCAGTAAAGGCACATCTCTGCTTAAGACTTCGTCAAATTCCAACAAAAACCTAG